The genomic stretch GCAAGCAGTAGTCAGTTTTGCATATTGGAGTCCCTCTACTCAATATTCCAGCAAGCACTAGTTAGTTTTGCATACATGGCTTATTCTTTTGTTTGTGGTTGTCTTTCCATGAACTTATGCTTGTTGAACAGCATTGGTGTAACTATCAGACAAGTGAAAATTAGCATAAAAGTCATATGGCAGTTGGCCTACTGTATCTTGAACATAAAACGACATCTGTGTTCCAATGTTATTCGACTGTATCAAGTAGAACACGGTGCTGAGCTGCAGTTCGATCAACTTATTTTGTTGTATAACTGGCTTGCACACTAGACAGTGATACAAGTATTTTGCTGTGCCAGGGGTGTGATGTcttattttacatttttttggtGCTGTCTGTTTTTTGGTCGCCTGCCGTCTATGTCATTCAGGACTATAGTTAGTTTACCCATATGAAACTTCTAGATGTCTTTTATTTCAGATCTGTTACATTAAACGTAATTTATTTGCAGGGATCTAAAGGCTGAAAATGTTCTTCTTGATCCTGATGGGGCTTGGAAACTATGTGATTTTGGTAGTGTGTCCACAAATCATAAACGCTTCGACAAACCTGAGGAGATGGGCATTGAAGAGGATAACATAAGGAAGCACACCACTCCTGCATATAGAGCTCCTGAGGTTTATATTGAAAATTCCAATTTTGAACCCTTTATCTGCATGTTCCACATACATACCTACTGTATGCTTGTTTACTGAGTGCAGATGTGGGACTTGTACAGGAGGGAGGTTATCAGTGAAAAAGTAGATATATGGGTAAACCATCTACAGCTATTTTATTACATTCTAGTTTTGTGCAAACGTGTCCAATGCTACCAAATTTTAGCACCCAATATTATCTATCATATTATTGAATTGccattattttattttatctgattaattattaatagtgtGATTGTTTAAAACAGTGGTATTCGTGGTGTTTTACAGGCTCTTGGATGCCTCTTGTATAGAATATGCTACTTCAAATCAGCATTTGATGGAGAATCAAAGCTTCAGATACTTAATGGGAATTATCGTATCCCAGAATTGCCAAAGTACAGTTCTTCCATTACAACTCTGATCAAAGACATGCTTAATTCTTCTCCAGATGCCAGACCGGACATTACACAGGCAAGGTCTTTGCTTGATTGGCCATTCACTTCACTTCCATGAATTAGGTTAGTCTTAATTAGTGCGTATGGCATGAAACTGAAACATAGGAGATCTTCTGTTTCTCTGTTATTGATTAATGTTCTGTTATAGGTATGGTTCCGTGTTAATGAGTTACTTCCATTGGAGCTGCAAAAGGATTTACCTGATGGATCCCCATCTGGATCAGCATTTGAATCTCATCCTTCCATTGATGAAGGTTTGATTACTAGCATCTTGTCCTTTTGGAGAAATTAATCCACTGTGGTCTGCTTGATTGCCGTTATCTtttaaatagatttgtctccaTAAAGATCAGGAAGCATAAGAAGTGCTGTAGCATGAAATCTCATATATATTTTAATGTGAACAAAAAACCATCTGATTTGTTAATTGCTCAACTTTGTTTTTTTCTGAGTCTCAACTTTTCCTTTTCCTAAATCTTAAATTATTTGTTGCAGCAACAAGGAGATCACCTGAAAGGAGTGCTGCTTTATCATCAAGAGAAGACATAAAGAGTACCTCTCCTAATGATTTTTCCAACCTGGTGCCACAAGGTCCTCCAAAAGCTATGGAGAACAGGGGTCCTATGGGTGCATTTTGGTCAACTCAACATGCTCAAGAGCTCGCTTTTGCTGATGAGAAGGGACCAGCTTTTGATCAAGAGCCCATTAGCCAAGTCACCTCAAAGCAATCACAGGCTAAGAACCAGAACACACCAGTTCATAATTCCTCTCGGAAGTCTCTGTCTGCATCAGTTGATAGTTCTCCTGGGGATTTTGAAATTAGGTTTTCTGCAAATGGCTCAGAGTCTGGGCTAGAGAAAACCAAAGCAGGAAAAACAGAAAATAAAGGCAGCATACAAGCTACCGCCTTCAACTCCTTTGTGGCAGACTTTGATAACATCAAAATGAACTCACAAAACAATGCTGGCAATGTAAACATTCTTAGCAAGCTGAAAGAATGTCAATTGGAAGCCGAGGTTACTTTACTGAAGGAACAATTAAAGATAGCAAACCTGGAGAAGGAAGAAATTTCATTGAAGTTTGATAAGTTGTCTGCTATTTGTTCCTCGCAGAGGCGAGAGATACAAGAGCTTAAGCAAGCCCTAGCTACCGCTTCTGTTACTCCACCAGCTAAGCAGTTCAGAGAAAATTCGAAGGTTGAACTCTCCCCACCCAGCACAAGCCTTGATACTCCGGTATGACTACTGCTATGTGTCCGATTTCCCCTCTTGTTAATTGTATCCAGGTTCAAATTTCTTGTTCTTGGTCTGGCTAACTAGAGAAAACATGAAATCTTGAGGATATAATTCAAACTGGCTGGCTCGGTCATATCTCCAAAATATTTGGATTTAATGATAAAGGGTATGCGCTAGTTGGTGGGCTAATCCTGACCCACCATTCCTTCCTATCAATGGTTAGGATTAGCCCATCCATACCCTAATAGTCATCCTAACACCCCTATCCCTAAATCTAAAGTGATAGAGTTGGTGTGCTAGTTGGCGGGCTAATACTGACCCTCCATTCTTTTCCGATCAGTGGTTAGGATTAGCCCATGCATACCGTAATATTCATCCAACCTCCCCTTTCCCTATAATTCTAAATCCTCTATATGGTTTAGGTTTAACTTACCATAGTCTAGCCAGTTTTCCTATTTGACATTTTTTAAACTGATTCATTGCTGTGGCCTAGATCCTGAATatcattttttatttgacaTGTATCAGAATGCTgatatattattattattattattattattattattattatttggtTTTTACAGCCGAGGGAGAAGATTGAAGGAACTCCTCCAGAGCTTCGGCAAGGCCTATTTACTTCAAGGCCAGGGACACCGAGCCCTGACCCAAAACCATGGTCCGCATTTCCTGATGATCCAAAACCTCAAGCAGCTGTGAAAAGTGCCCACCCCAGGTCAGTCCGAACTCTACGGGCATCAAACAGCAACAAAGCCAGCTCACTTGGACAGCCGAATGCGAGTTCTAGCGCCGATCCATTTGCCTTTGGTCAAGATAGCTTTAAGGCCGCTCCTTCTGGAACTGTACCTCCCAAGTTATCAAACATGGGGAATACTACTCAGCTCCTCAATAATCAGAAtgctgaagaaaagaaagatggaTCGTACCAACCAGCTGGATGGACCGGGTTTTGATTGTGCTATGCCAATTTACAGTGATACTATATGCCAAAAAAGTCAATCGTACATATGGTCTTGGTGGTGTGGCAGACTGAAGAGCCACCGAGGAATGCCTTAACTTATGTAGGTACGTGTGGCAATGCTTTTGGACAATTGTTCTGATGCTGATCTTGCATCATGATGCATCCAGTTGTAACTTTAGCGCAAATGTAAGTTGTAACTTGCAAATAATTGCTAGATGTTAGAAATAggaagatgttttttttttgttctgtaGAAGAGCCTGTGATGTTTTTTGCAAATAATGTGGGAATACTACAATGAATTTTGAACACATGCTATATAGATATAGCTATCTGTTACCatgtcaaaaaataaaaggttACTATTTAGTGGTAAATAAATAGCTACAATGTATTCACTTTCTTTGATCCTGGGTGTTTTTCGTGTTGAGTCACACAAGCAATAATCTTTTTAAATTCATTGTGGTGCATTTAGATTTTTTGAATTGATTTGTTCTATGATATAACATGTGGTGATGATCCATTCTATTTTGGTGTCACAACATACATCTTGCAAACTTGAGAATCCACTGTCTCTCCTTGCACTGATGATATAACCTCATCATGCAAAAAATATATAACACAGAAGTTTAAGAACAGCTGCAATATGAAATTCAGAGAAAATGTACtccctttgtttatttttatagGGGTGTAGTTTGACTGCAGAAAATTGTTTTTTAAGTGCAAAATCAATTGATTTTTTACTGTAAGTTTCTCCTATAATATTTCATTAATAGTTACAAAGTCATAATCACTGGCAAGTGCATTGAAATGCGAATCCCATGGTATCAATTATAGCACATAACTCGCATATTATTGATTAGTTGTTAGTTGAAGCATGAATTTGCATAGTCAAACTGTGCCTCATAAAAATGAACGGAAGGAGTGTTATGGTAGGATTTGTCTATGATAGAGAAAATGCATTCTTACTGTCC from Setaria italica strain Yugu1 chromosome II, Setaria_italica_v2.0, whole genome shotgun sequence encodes the following:
- the LOC101777638 gene encoding AP2-associated protein kinase 1 — protein: MWRLKQFIPKEQPGGLEGRTVDVGNVKVHVREAIAEGGFSCVYAARDMVNPARQYALKHVIIQDEESLELVRKEITVMRSLKGHPNVVTLIAHTILDMGRTREALLVMEFCEKSLVSVLEGRGAGYFDEENVALIFRDVCNAVFAMHCQTPPLAHRDLKAENVLLDPDGAWKLCDFGSVSTNHKRFDKPEEMGIEEDNIRKHTTPAYRAPEMWDLYRREVISEKVDIWALGCLLYRICYFKSAFDGESKLQILNGNYRIPELPKYSSSITTLIKDMLNSSPDARPDITQVWFRVNELLPLELQKDLPDGSPSGSAFESHPSIDEATRRSPERSAALSSREDIKSTSPNDFSNLVPQGPPKAMENRGPMGAFWSTQHAQELAFADEKGPAFDQEPISQVTSKQSQAKNQNTPVHNSSRKSLSASVDSSPGDFEIRFSANGSESGLEKTKAGKTENKGSIQATAFNSFVADFDNIKMNSQNNAGNVNILSKLKECQLEAEVTLLKEQLKIANLEKEEISLKFDKLSAICSSQRREIQELKQALATASVTPPAKQFRENSKVELSPPSTSLDTPPREKIEGTPPELRQGLFTSRPGTPSPDPKPWSAFPDDPKPQAAVKSAHPRSVRTLRASNSNKASSLGQPNASSSADPFAFGQDSFKAAPSGTVPPKLSNMGNTTQLLNNQNAEEKKDGSYQPAGWTGF